TCAGGAAACTGTCGAGGAAATCTTACTCTCCGTGAAAAAACCTGAGTTCGGTAAAATCCCGAACTCAGGCAACCAGATCGTCTAACTTCTTACACTGCGTACATGGTTGGCCAGAAGTACTCTACGCCTTCCGCGTACAAGAACGCTTGGAACTTTTTCAGCTCATCGGGAGTGTTACGGACAGCGCGAGGAGTCAGGCCATGTTGCAAGCAATAAGCTGTCAAATAACCAGCTACTTCACCGACGTTCCACTCTACTGGGTGGAGACGGAAGCATCCATTTGTAATATGCGTAACCCCAAGATTTTTGCCCGCTGGCAGCAAGTTATTTACACGCACAGGGATTAGGCTGCCCAACGGAATTTGGAACGGATAGGTAGACACATCGACGTAATTGCGGTTCGCTGTGCTCGGATGCAGGTCGATTCGGTAGCTACCGACACCAACAGAATCTTCGAAGGCTTCTGCTTTGCCTGTTTTGCGGACAAATGCGCTCACATGTTGCTCCAATACGGTGAATTCTGCTTTGATCCGGCGGGATTCACGAATATAAGGATACATGGCCAGTCCATCCTCTGTTCCCATTACATCCTTGCGCAGTCGCAGTCCTGGATACCCTTGTCCACCATCTGGGCGAGGAGCCTCTGTTTGCATCCAATACAGAAGGGAGAGACTCAACTGTTTACCGCCGTAAAGGTGACGCTGACGCTCTTCCTCTGGCACATCAATGATCGAGCCGAGCCAGTAATCATTTTGCGGCCAGTTCACAGTCGTTACGCCACTCTTGTACAATCCGGTTTGGAAGTTCTTCGGATCAGCAATCTGACGATACGTGAAGAGTGGAAAATACTTAGTACCCGGAAACAGCTCATATCGTACAGATTCAGCAGTATTTCGCGGGTTGGAGCCTGTCCAGCTAAGCAGCTTGTCCGGCCAAAAATCTGCTTTGTAGTTTCTCCAGAAGTCATACGTTTCCGGCTTGGCAATTGTATGATCTTCTCCCTCCAAATAATCCATGGCAAAGCAATACGTAAATGCCTGAATATCATTTGGCTGCGGCGGCCCGACAACAGCATTTGGCTCCCCTGTTTGATCCACTGATTCAGCGCCAAGTACGTATTCTACTCCGGCTTGTGGGAGTACATCTCCACATTCTGTCGCGTCCAAGAAATAAGGTGCTACCAGTTCATGAAAATCATGATGCTTCTGATCTTCTACTGTGATCGACAGTACGTTATCGCCAGCCATGCGAACGGCATGCAGTTTGTGATTCGTCAGAATAGTAAGTCTACCACTGTTAATATAAGGAGCAAGCATCTGATAAAAAACAGCTAGCGCAACTTTTGGTTCGTGGCAAAGGCGACTTACCGAACCGTTACCAGGATCAAGATTCGGGATGACGCGGGCTTCTGCCGTCATTGGATAGTGGTTACGATAATAATCACGCACGCTGTCACGGAATGTGCGATAGCTGCGCGTGCAACCGAATTGTTCGATCCATGGATGCTCATCTGGCGGTACTGCTTGGCTCGTAAATTGACCCCCAATCCAGTCAGTTTCTTCCGTCATAATAACTGATTTTCCTGATTTCGCTGCTGCCAGTGCTGCTGCGCAGCCACCAGTACCTCCCCCAATAATTACCACATCAGCATGAAGTTCTCTCATTCTACTTCCCTCCACATTCTCTGCTTTTTGGTTGTTTCTTCCAGATTGTACGCAAAAATTGACAAAAGGTTACAATTTTCTCAAAAAAAACAAAATAATATTTTTCATCGGCTTCTACTTGTGCAAACTTTGATTCTGCATTCGTGCCTCAAATTTACCTAGGAGTTGCTGCCCCTTTTCATCCCCTTCCTGCTGTCTCTTACCAAGCCAGCATTCTACATCTCTACCCTGAAACTTGTATCGTTGGGTGAGATTTCCTTTGCAAAGTTATTTAAAATAGGAACGTACGTTCTTATATAAAGATATACGAACACGATACGAACAGTAAAGAAAATATTTCCTTTTTTCTCTATTATTTGCAAAGCTCTAAACGGTTAAGAGTAAGCCAAAGTAATTGTAAGCACAAAAAATCCCTCCAGCTCGACTTTCTCCAGCATGAAGGGATGTTTACATCGTCTTTATTTAAACAAATTAATCGTAGTAATAATGATTGGCATCGCGAACACGTCAATCAGAAAGGCACCTACGATCGGAACGACCAAGTACGCTTTTCGCGAAGGACCAAACCGTCCCGTTACGGCCGCCATATTCGCCATTGCGTTCGGAGTAGCGCCCAAACCATGCCCTGTAAAGCCTGCGACCATGACTGCGGCGTCGTAGTTTTTGCCAAGTAAACGGAACAGAACGAAAATCCCAAACAAAACGATGAAAACTACTTGAACAAATACGATTACGAGCATTGGAAGCGCTAGATCGGCAACTTCCCACAGCTTGATGCTCATCAGTGCCATGGACAGGAAGATTCCGAGTGTCACGTCACTGATCAGGTTGATGCTCTTCATGTCGATTGCCTTTGGATTGAGCTTGTCTACGATATTACGGACAATCACCGCTACAAACATCGCTCCCACATAACCTGGTAAAACAAATCCGGTTGCAGTAGAGAACAGCTCTCCCAAATACGTTCCCAATGCCATACAGAACGTAATCAACAGGACTTGGATGAAGAAGGTATTCGAGTGAATCGGTTGTCCTTTTTCTTCTTCTGTCTCTACTACTTCTTCCGTTTCCGTCGGTTTCAGATCGTGTTTGGCAATTAAATATTTCACAGTCGGTCCGCCAACCAAGCCCCCTGCTACGAGACCAAAGGTAGCTGCTGCGATCCCAATCGCCAACGCAGATTGAATGCCCATATCCTCAAGCGTTTGTCCAAAAGCGCCAGCCGCTCCATGTCCACCTTCCATTGAGACAGCCCCTGCCATCATCCCGATCAACGGATGAATACCGAACACGGAAGCTAAAGACACACCGATTACGTTTTGGGCCAAAGCCAGAAATCCACAGGCGATCCAGTAAATAACGAGCAGCTTACCACCAAGCTTGATCAGCTTAAAGCTCGCTCCCAATCCAACGGTAGTAAAAAACGTGAGCATGAACAAGCTTTGCAAGGAAGTATCCAATGTAATTTGTAAAATTCCGGTCGCTTTCAAAGCCGTTGCAATGATAGCGAACAACAAGCCCCCAACCACTGGTGCCGGGATACAAAACTTTTGCAAGAAGCTAGCCTTTTTTACGAGAAATGTACCTAATACGAGAAGTGCTACTGCGAGAAAAATCGTCGTTACTTGATTAAGTGCTAACGTCATAGTTGTCTCCCCTTAGTTCTCTAGTAATCCCATGATGGCTTCATTCGTCAAGTAAGCACCTAACTTTACTGTTCTTCCGTTTTCATCTAAAACCGGATTCACTTCACAAATATCAAAAGAAAGCGTTTTCTTATGAGCGGCAACGGTACGGATCAAAGTGCGAACAACCATCGGTGTTAAGCCGAAAGGAGATGGAGCACTTACTCCCG
The window above is part of the Brevibacillus brevis NBRC 100599 genome. Proteins encoded here:
- a CDS encoding FAD-dependent oxidoreductase; protein product: MRELHADVVIIGGGTGGCAAALAAAKSGKSVIMTEETDWIGGQFTSQAVPPDEHPWIEQFGCTRSYRTFRDSVRDYYRNHYPMTAEARVIPNLDPGNGSVSRLCHEPKVALAVFYQMLAPYINSGRLTILTNHKLHAVRMAGDNVLSITVEDQKHHDFHELVAPYFLDATECGDVLPQAGVEYVLGAESVDQTGEPNAVVGPPQPNDIQAFTYCFAMDYLEGEDHTIAKPETYDFWRNYKADFWPDKLLSWTGSNPRNTAESVRYELFPGTKYFPLFTYRQIADPKNFQTGLYKSGVTTVNWPQNDYWLGSIIDVPEEERQRHLYGGKQLSLSLLYWMQTEAPRPDGGQGYPGLRLRKDVMGTEDGLAMYPYIRESRRIKAEFTVLEQHVSAFVRKTGKAEAFEDSVGVGSYRIDLHPSTANRNYVDVSTYPFQIPLGSLIPVRVNNLLPAGKNLGVTHITNGCFRLHPVEWNVGEVAGYLTAYCLQHGLTPRAVRNTPDELKKFQAFLYAEGVEYFWPTMYAV
- the gltS gene encoding sodium/glutamate symporter; its protein translation is MTLALNQVTTIFLAVALLVLGTFLVKKASFLQKFCIPAPVVGGLLFAIIATALKATGILQITLDTSLQSLFMLTFFTTVGLGASFKLIKLGGKLLVIYWIACGFLALAQNVIGVSLASVFGIHPLIGMMAGAVSMEGGHGAAGAFGQTLEDMGIQSALAIGIAAATFGLVAGGLVGGPTVKYLIAKHDLKPTETEEVVETEEEKGQPIHSNTFFIQVLLITFCMALGTYLGELFSTATGFVLPGYVGAMFVAVIVRNIVDKLNPKAIDMKSINLISDVTLGIFLSMALMSIKLWEVADLALPMLVIVFVQVVFIVLFGIFVLFRLLGKNYDAAVMVAGFTGHGLGATPNAMANMAAVTGRFGPSRKAYLVVPIVGAFLIDVFAMPIIITTINLFK